From Draconibacterium halophilum, one genomic window encodes:
- a CDS encoding lactonase family protein: MLRNILFNCLFLFLFITVGNAQEKQLFYVGTFTAEGAEGINYCSLNTKTGDIDLLTTFKGIDNPSFLRLGPEKEFLYVVSRTTPEVEQSGGYVVAYKLDKRGGLHFLNKQISHGSGPCHVDVSPDRKYVAIATYGGGTTSIYPVKEDGSLDKALAVVHNTGKSVHPNQGQPHAHSIKFSANEPSIFSADLGTDQLNIFHFQDGNLGRYEQEFVKLPAGSGPRHFVFHPTENIIYVINELNSTISAVKKEGDQWSMFQNISTLPKDFDGESYCADIHLSKDGKYLYGSNRGHNSIAVFKVKADQELTFLGTVPVEGDWPRNFGITPDGKWMLVANQRSHNITVFQIDQETGMPKYSDKQIALPAPVCIEFL; the protein is encoded by the coding sequence CCTTTTTCTTTTCCTTTTTATAACCGTTGGAAACGCACAGGAAAAGCAACTGTTTTATGTGGGTACCTTTACTGCTGAAGGTGCTGAGGGAATAAATTATTGTAGTTTAAATACTAAAACGGGTGATATTGATTTGCTGACCACCTTTAAGGGAATCGATAACCCATCGTTTTTACGCTTAGGCCCTGAAAAGGAATTTCTGTACGTAGTTTCGCGAACAACTCCTGAAGTAGAGCAATCGGGTGGTTATGTGGTAGCCTATAAACTTGACAAGCGGGGAGGGCTTCACTTTTTAAACAAGCAGATCTCTCACGGAAGTGGGCCGTGTCATGTTGATGTTTCGCCCGACAGAAAATATGTAGCTATAGCAACTTACGGCGGAGGTACAACTTCGATTTATCCGGTAAAAGAAGATGGCAGCCTCGATAAAGCTCTGGCAGTTGTGCACAACACGGGAAAAAGTGTGCATCCTAATCAGGGGCAGCCACATGCGCATTCCATAAAATTCTCAGCAAATGAACCGAGCATTTTTAGTGCAGACCTGGGGACTGATCAATTAAATATTTTTCACTTTCAAGATGGGAATCTGGGGCGTTACGAGCAGGAGTTTGTAAAATTGCCGGCCGGTTCGGGGCCAAGGCATTTTGTTTTTCATCCAACCGAAAATATAATTTATGTAATAAACGAGCTAAACTCAACCATTTCGGCAGTTAAAAAAGAAGGAGATCAGTGGTCGATGTTTCAAAATATTTCAACCTTGCCAAAAGATTTTGATGGAGAAAGTTATTGTGCCGATATTCATCTCTCAAAAGACGGGAAGTATTTGTATGGATCAAACCGCGGGCACAATTCAATAGCTGTTTTTAAGGTAAAAGCCGATCAGGAACTTACATTTTTAGGAACAGTTCCGGTTGAAGGTGACTGGCCACGAAATTTTGGAATAACACCCGATGGGAAATGGATGTTGGTTGCCAATCAGCGTAGTCATAATATTACTGTATTTCAGATTGATCAGGAAACCGGAATGCCAAAATACAGCGATAAGCAAATTGCATTACCGGCTCCGGTTTGTATCGAGTTTTTGTAG
- the folE gene encoding GTP cyclohydrolase I FolE codes for MCSLKNNNSNGYQRTDLYNEQATEQLSSHYKEILQIVGEDPSREGLNKTPERVAKAMQFLLQGYEIDPVEILRSAMFKEDYRQMVIVKDIEIYSMCEHHMLPFIGKAHVAYIPNGTITGLSKIARVVDVFARRLQVQERLTTQIKDCIQDTLKPLGVAVVIEAQHLCMQMRGVQKQHSITTTSDFVGAFEKVATREEFIKLISTKLS; via the coding sequence ATGTGTTCATTAAAGAATAACAACTCGAACGGATACCAGCGAACTGACCTCTACAACGAGCAAGCAACCGAGCAACTCTCCAGCCATTACAAAGAAATTTTGCAAATAGTTGGAGAGGATCCATCGCGCGAGGGGCTGAATAAAACACCGGAAAGAGTAGCCAAAGCCATGCAATTTTTATTACAGGGCTATGAAATCGATCCTGTTGAAATATTAAGATCAGCCATGTTTAAAGAAGACTACCGCCAAATGGTAATTGTAAAAGATATAGAGATTTATTCGATGTGTGAACACCACATGCTTCCGTTTATTGGGAAGGCGCACGTTGCCTACATCCCAAACGGAACAATTACCGGATTAAGTAAAATTGCCCGTGTTGTTGATGTATTTGCCCGCAGGTTGCAGGTACAGGAACGATTAACAACTCAAATAAAAGACTGTATCCAAGACACACTAAAACCACTGGGAGTTGCTGTAGTTATTGAAGCCCAGCACCTATGTATGCAAATGCGTGGTGTTCAAAAACAACATTCCATAACTACTACTTCTGATTTTGTCGGTGCTTTTGAAAAAGTAGCTACCCGCGAAGAATTTATCAAACTAATCAGCACAAAACTGAGCTAG